The window GCACGATGTCAGGCGGTTCACCGGAGACTGCGGACAGCTCATCCGGGACCACGTCCATACCCAGGATCGCGGCGCTCTCCAGCAGTCGCCGCTGTTCCGCATCGATGGAATGCAGCCTTGCGTACAAGAGATCGTTGATCGACTCCGGCAGCGTGATGGCCGTGACGCCGGGGTCGGTGATCTCACCGGCGTATCGCCATGCCTCGCGCAGCAGGAAGGGGTTCCCGCCCGTCAGAAAGCTCAGCCGCATCGCAACCTCGTGCATCTCGCCTTCGGGTGCCACCAGACGGGTACGCACATAGGCGAGCACGTCGTCCGCCGACATCGCGCGCAGCGAGATCTTGCGCACTCCTTCGAACGAGCTGAGGTTCGCAAGGACGCGATCCACGGTCACCGAGCGATCCGGGTGGGTCGATCGCACCCCGCCGAGCACCAGCACGGGACTGTCCTCCACTCCCACGATCAGCCTCGGCAACAGTCGCAACGCCGTCTCATCAGCCCAGTGCAGATCGTCCAGCACGAGCACAATCGAATGGCTCTGTGCAGCCTGACGGAGCAGATCCACGATCGCTGCCGCCAGCCGCAGCTGATCCGCCAGGTCTGCTTCCTGGGCAGCCGGGCTCGGTTTGTCCGGCGCGATGGCTCGCCGGATCAGCCGGCTGGAGGAATCCGCCGCGGTCGCGCCGCGAACCAGTTCGAGGAGTCTGCGCAGCGGGACATCGAGCGGTTCGAAGGGCGCACCGAACTCAGCGACGCAGGAACCGGCGAAGACGGCGGCCCCGCGCTCACTGAGCCGGGTCGCGGCTTCAGCGATGAGCCTGGTCTTGCCGATGCCCGGCTCCCCCGTGACGAACACCGAGTGAACGGATCCTCGGACCACGTCGGGCCAGACGGCGAGGATGGCATCCAACTCCGCTTCGCGCGCCACGAAGGGCGGGTGCTCGGAGCTGTGCCACGAACTCGGAAGTAGCGGCGGTTCCCACGCGCGCATGCGGCCAACCTATGCCCGTCACAGCATCGCGTCGACCCCCGCGCTGACTGCCCTGACCGTGCCACGAAATGGGCATTTCATGTCATGTGGGGGTCTTTCTCTCCGACGTAGCGTCGCTGGCACAACGTCGTGAACCCGCGCCGAGAGGAAGCTGATCGTGTCCGCCAGCTCTGAAGATCACACGGCATGGCAGCGGGCAAAGGCACCGGTGATCGGCACCGGAGCCGTAGCCGCGATCGTGATCGTCGCTGTCGGTGCAGCGGGGTGGTGGAGTCCTCGCGACGTGCAGGATGCCGCGAGCGTTGAGCTTGCCCTCGTGAGCCGATCGACCCTGCATGGGTTCTCGTTCCCGATCCAGCACTCGCCCAAACGTCTTACGGCTGTCCCGGCGAGCGCTGTCGTCGTCGACTCGCTGCTGGAGCCGTACCGGTTGACGAGAGAAGAGGTGCTCGCACTGTCACCCATCGACGCGACACGGGTGGATGCCGTCAGTCCCGATGCCACCCAGATCGCCCGCGCACTGAGCGAGGTCGCCAGCCGCGAGGTGAACGATGCGGTGGACTCGTTCGGTTACACGGTCGCCGTCGACTTCACCGTCGATGGGCTCACCGGGGAGCCCCTCCTGCTCACCTGGTCGCTCACCGGACCGGACGTCGGCGCGACCTGGCAAACGCCCCGCCTCGGAGTGCGGCTGGAGCCCACCACCGACGACGACAGCGGAAGTGCGGACATCTGGATACCGGACCTCACGTCACCCGGTGACTACACCGTGAAAGTGGCGATCGTCCGCGCGTCCGACGGGTCTGCGGTCACCAGCGGCGACCTCCATCTCCCGGCCGCGGATACCCCGCAGGAGTAGGCCATCGCCGGCAGCGGCGATCAGTGAGCTCGGCGTGAGGGACGGTGCGCGTTCATCCGCTCGTCGAGGGTGATGGCGGCATCGATGAGGGCCAGGTGCGTGAATGCCTGGGGGAAGTTGCCGATCTGTTCGCCGGTGGGGGCGATCTCCTCCGAGAACAGACCGAGGTGGTTGGCGTAGGTGAGCATCTTCTCGAACGTCAGCCGGGCATCGTCGAGCCGGTCCGCTCGCGCGAGGGCGTCGACGTAGAGGAAGGTGCACAGCGAGAAGGTGCCTTCGGAGCCCCGCAACCCGTCCGGTGAGGCGCTCGGGTCGTACCGGTAGACGAGGCTGTCGGAGACGAGCTCGGTCTCCATCGCGGCCAGCGTGTCCGTCCACATCGGGTCGTGCGGGGAGATGAATCCCACCTGCGTCATCTTGAGCAGCGAGGCGTCGAGCACCGTCTCGCCGTACTGCTGCACGAACGCTCGGCGCTCGGCGTTCCAGCCCTTGGCCATGATCTGGTTGTAGATGGCATCCCGCTGCTCGATCCACCGTGACAGCGGCGCCGGCCTGCCGTACTCCCCGGCGAGACGGATGGCGCGGTCGAAGGCGACCCAGCACATCAGACGCCCGTACGTGAAGTCCTTGCGACCACCCCGCGTCTCCCAGATCCCCTCTTCGGGCTGGTCCCAGTTGTCGGCGAGCCAGTCGAGCAGCTCGCCGACGGCGAGCCAGCCGGGTTGGCCCATCGGCACGCCGCTCTTATGGGCGTGCCACAGAGCGTCCATCGCCTCGCCGTAGATGTCCAGCTGCAGCTGCCCGGCCGCGTCGTTGCCGATGCGCACCGGGTACGACTTGCGGTACCCCTCCCAGTCTTCGAGCGTCTCCTCCGACAGGTGCGGGTCGCCGTCGATCCGGTACATGATGTTCAGCGGACCGGTGTCGCTGCCGGCATGCTCGGCCACCCGGTCGCGCAGCCAGCGGCCGAACGCGGCTGCCTCGTCGCGAAAGCCCATCCGCACCAGCGTGGTGACCGAGAACGACGCGTCCCGCACCCAGGTGAAGCGGTAGTCCCAATTGCGCTCCCCGCCGATCTGTTCCGGGAGCCCGGCCGTTGGCGCCGCCACGAGCCCGCCGGTCGGAGCGTAGGTGAGGAGTTTGAGGGTGATCGCCGAGCGCTCCAGCTCTTCGCGCCATCGACCCGTGTAGGCGGACTGGCCGATCCAGTCCTGCCAGTAGTGGGCGGTGTCATCGAACAGCCGCTCGGCCTCGGCGACCGGAACCGCGCGGGGCGGGGCGCCGCTGTTCATCTCGAGCACGAGGCCCCGCATCTGCCCCTCCGTGAGGCTCACCGAGACGCGCAGATCACCCGCCTCGGACGACTCAGCCTTCCCGAGTCGTTCCAGGTCGGGGTCGCGGATGAGGCTCACAGTCAGGGTCGTCTCCCCGGCGGTGTAGGTCGCGCCGTCCGCGCTGACGGCGACTTCGTGCGCCTGGCGGCCATAGTCGAAGCGTGGGGCGATTTCGATATCGAACACGATCTCCCCGCGCACGCAGCGCAC is drawn from Microbacterium sp. zg-B96 and contains these coding sequences:
- a CDS encoding glycoside hydrolase family 15 protein, which codes for MNEYPLIADHGLIGDLQTSALVATDGTIDWFCSPRFDSPSIFGALLDHARGGHLSVRPRAEAFQTKQLYFPDTAILITRFLTENGVGEVIDFMPVASDTASARHRLVREVRCVRGEIVFDIEIAPRFDYGRQAHEVAVSADGATYTAGETTLTVSLIRDPDLERLGKAESSEAGDLRVSVSLTEGQMRGLVLEMNSGAPPRAVPVAEAERLFDDTAHYWQDWIGQSAYTGRWREELERSAITLKLLTYAPTGGLVAAPTAGLPEQIGGERNWDYRFTWVRDASFSVTTLVRMGFRDEAAAFGRWLRDRVAEHAGSDTGPLNIMYRIDGDPHLSEETLEDWEGYRKSYPVRIGNDAAGQLQLDIYGEAMDALWHAHKSGVPMGQPGWLAVGELLDWLADNWDQPEEGIWETRGGRKDFTYGRLMCWVAFDRAIRLAGEYGRPAPLSRWIEQRDAIYNQIMAKGWNAERRAFVQQYGETVLDASLLKMTQVGFISPHDPMWTDTLAAMETELVSDSLVYRYDPSASPDGLRGSEGTFSLCTFLYVDALARADRLDDARLTFEKMLTYANHLGLFSEEIAPTGEQIGNFPQAFTHLALIDAAITLDERMNAHRPSRRAH